In Flavobacteriales bacterium, one genomic interval encodes:
- a CDS encoding DUF4372 domain-containing protein, producing MGKIKAKAGTPVYGQLLSLINRKDFHNAVVETGADFAVKKLNTWTLMGSMILPCCKELQGFANSPVV from the coding sequence ATGGGCAAAATTAAGGCAAAGGCTGGAACTCCGGTTTACGGACAGCTGTTATCGCTTATCAACCGAAAAGACTTCCATAATGCGGTAGTTGAAACCGGTGCAGACTTCGCTGTAAAGAAGCTCAATACATGGACCTTGATGGGGTCTATGATTTTGCCGTGTTGCAAAGAACTTCAGGGCTTCGCGAACTCACCAGTGGTTTAG